The following proteins come from a genomic window of Leptospira bandrabouensis:
- a CDS encoding adenosine deaminase: MYCDLHNHLYGCLPPETLYRIGKNNPEPRWHLYLDSYEKAYGLKIRPSTFFEDYADIKEFSKLYHFREKAPFLHFQAKFNLIIALVKFDEREITEVTHDVVLSNSLDDISYAEYRLMFGKEEPKESFYSKLMACLEGLSKGENSAKKEGKPIQSKLVMSLHRDINYERHYDWMKNWMEKESIIREGLVGIDFCHIEEGHPPKDKKTFFQSVIKDNKAEPNTALSILYHVGESFRDKTPFSAARWVLESALNGAHRLGHALALGVDSDYFLGDERTELVSEAKDQIECELESYEEITSFGPFYSKEELELKRKELKTKPDSELLKIPFDATQSQYLHTFQNFVMSKIAQTEAVIECCPSSNLYIGMLESHIDHPITRFLQNDVKITIGSDDPGLFGTTMPEEYGHAHTAGVSEKDLETIREKSFSYRSTKLSGRELD; the protein is encoded by the coding sequence ATGTATTGCGATCTACACAACCACCTTTATGGATGTTTACCCCCTGAAACTTTGTATCGAATTGGTAAAAATAACCCAGAACCTAGATGGCATCTCTATTTAGATTCTTATGAAAAAGCTTATGGGTTAAAAATTCGACCTTCTACTTTTTTTGAAGATTATGCTGATATCAAAGAGTTTTCCAAACTCTATCACTTTCGAGAAAAGGCTCCTTTTTTACATTTCCAAGCAAAGTTTAATCTCATCATCGCACTAGTAAAGTTTGATGAACGAGAAATTACAGAAGTAACTCATGATGTTGTCTTATCCAATAGTTTGGATGATATCAGTTATGCGGAATACCGTTTGATGTTTGGTAAAGAAGAACCAAAAGAAAGTTTTTATAGCAAACTAATGGCTTGTTTGGAGGGGCTTTCCAAAGGCGAAAACTCTGCGAAAAAAGAAGGAAAACCCATCCAATCAAAACTGGTGATGTCTCTACATAGAGATATCAATTATGAAAGGCATTATGATTGGATGAAAAATTGGATGGAAAAAGAATCTATCATTCGAGAAGGACTTGTGGGAATTGATTTCTGTCATATCGAAGAAGGTCATCCCCCTAAAGATAAAAAAACTTTTTTCCAATCTGTCATCAAAGACAACAAAGCAGAACCTAACACTGCCTTATCGATCCTTTACCATGTAGGAGAAAGTTTTCGAGACAAAACGCCCTTCTCTGCGGCCCGTTGGGTTTTGGAATCCGCATTGAATGGTGCCCATCGGTTGGGACATGCATTGGCACTTGGTGTTGATTCCGATTATTTTTTGGGAGACGAAAGGACAGAACTTGTATCAGAAGCCAAAGACCAAATCGAATGTGAGTTGGAATCTTATGAAGAGATTACAAGTTTTGGACCATTTTATTCCAAAGAGGAACTCGAACTCAAACGAAAAGAATTAAAAACCAAACCAGATTCTGAACTATTAAAAATCCCATTTGATGCAACGCAGTCCCAATACCTTCATACTTTCCAAAACTTTGTTATGTCTAAGATAGCCCAAACAGAGGCAGTGATTGAATGTTGTCCCTCTTCCAATTTATACATTGGAATGTTAGAGTCACACATCGATCACCCCATCACAAGGTTTCTCCAAAACGATGTCAAAATCACCATTGGTTCGGACGATCCAGGTTTATTTGGAACGACCATGCCCGAGGAATATGGACATGCTCATACGGCTGGAGTCTCTGAAAAAGATTTGGAAACCATCAGGGAAAAGTCATTTTCTTATAGATCTACCAAACTTTCCGGGCGTGAATTGGATTGA